The halophilic archaeon DL31 nucleotide sequence GATCAATTCGGCGGAAAAGATCTTGTATCTTGGCCGGAAACTCTGTTGGATGTACCCGATTGCCAGCTCGCATATCTTCAGCATACGCTTCAATTGACTCTGGATCATCAACCCAGTCCAAGAAATCACCCTTCCGGTCTTCGTATTCACGTCTAGCGGTGATGAGTCGCTCGTGGCTCTCTGTCACTCCGAGATGGCGCATCCGCTGTCGGAGGTAGTGGCCCAACGTTGTAAGAGTCCACACACGGCGGACGGAGTCATCTCGGTATGCTTGGTCAGGAACAATCAGCCTGAGATGGACGGCTTCGTCACGGCGATCATTCAGATACCCACGGCTGACATCGAGTAAATCGTCGATTTCGTCGAATCGATACCCTTCACCATCAAGAAGAGAGATCAACTCAACTGCGCCCTTCTTCTCAAAAAATTCCGACAGTTCATCGTAATTCACATCCTCTAAATTAGGCGCTGTATCGGGGATATCATCTGGCATTACATACTGCTCTGTGATGCAGCGCTATTCACCTTGTACATTAGTTCAAATTATACTGGCATTCAAAGCATACTCAAATATTCTATGTATCTCTGTTTGGGACGAACGGTAGTATTCAAATTTTGTATTTAACTCTCCGTATCAAAGGTTATTTCGAAAACTTCGGAAACGACACGCTAGCAGTTAAGTTCAAAATGAATCTACTATCGATACTAATGTCCTCACTCAACTGGGCTGTTGACAGCTCATCTTTGTCGATCGACGGTGAGAGCCGATGAGCAATGAGAGCAGTCGGGTTCAAAGTGGGCTGACAAAGCAAGTTGATGATGTCCTTACTGCAGATACTGACTGGATCACACTTGCGAACGAACTGGACGTGAGCCGCTATACGCTACGGGACGCACACCCAGAGTGGAGTTCGTCGCTTCCGTTTCGGCCAATGTTTCTGGCGTATCTGTGGGCAACTGTCGAGCGTGAATCTCTGTCAGGAATCCCAGAACGCCTCTCTGACCGACCGGAACTCGCCCGTGCATTTGGGTTTGAGATGGATGATCTCCCCTCAGAAAGTAGCTGTAAACCAGTCCGGCTTGAAAGCCGATTCAGAAAGTTACAGACGGTCGTCGAATCAGGTGCTGAAGAGATCCGCCTGCTCGCGGCTGAACGAGGCGCACCAATCGGGAATGATCTTCTCAAAACAGCGGACGACGAAGACAAACAGTCGCTGTCAAATCGAACCGTCCAACGCTTGCTACGGAAGAAGGGGCATCAGGTGCTTGATGAGTTGAAGTCGGTAGCCATCCCTTCAATCTCACTCTCTCGCCCGGATGACGCGATCTACGACGACGATGAGTTACTCGTCTTAGAAGCAATCGCGTCGATCAAACAGAAGGCAGCACACGATTCGGGCCAGAAGCTGGGTGACATGAAAAATCCAGACCCAGATATTGATGACCCGTTCTACGAGGACGGCCCATCTGGTGAGACGCTGTTGGAAGCCCTCAAGCAGATGTCTATCGAGGAGATTGCGACTGTACTGAATTTCGCTCTCCGGAAAACCTACACACGCGCGAAACCCCGAATCAGGGAGCTCGAACACGGGAACGGCTCACGGTTTGGGACTCGTGCGAAAGTCGCTCTGGATATGACGTACGTTGCCTACTATGGCGATCGCGACGAGATGGAATGGGTACAGGGCGCACCTGAAGGAAAAGAGTACAGTTGGTGTCACAAGTTTGCGACGGTCGTGATCGTCGGCGAGAACACCCACTACGTCGTTGGGGTGTGTCCGCTCGGGAGTACGGATTACGCTGCGACGGACGCCTATCCCGGCAAGGATAGTTCCTACTACGTTGGGGATGTTGCACGACAACTTCTCTCGATCGCCGAAGACTATGTCGACATCAGGATGGTGTATGCCGATCGTGAATTTCACGCTGTAGATGTCCTTCAGACGCTTATTAACAAGCGGTTGGATTACGTAATCCCTGCCAAGAAAGATCAACATCGGATTGGACCGATGTGTGACCGGTTTGACCAAGTGAAGCAGGGGTATCACGAACCGAATGACACCCCGCTGTATGTCGAGGAGGATTTCGTCATGCACGGTGTAGTGAAGGATGGCGTCTCAAACCACACGGTACATACGACCGTTGCCGTGTTACCCCCAGCGGAAGATGATGATGTCCATGAAGAGGGATCGCCACAGCCGTTTATCACCAGTCTCGATGTGAGTGATGAGGTCGCACTCGATCGGCGCTGGGCGAAACAGCAGATCGAACAGTACAGTGACCGCGGAGCGATCGAGAACTCGTACTCGTCGATCAAGAACGCAGCAGCGTGGACTACCTCGAAGGAGTTTGGAGTACGGTGGTTTCATTTCGCCTTCGGGTGTGTGGTCTACAATATGTGGCTGTTAGTCGATTTCCTCACACAAGAGCGCATTGGGGTCATTGAAACCCGGAAGAAGCCCAGAATCACACTCAGTCGGTTCCTTGATTGGCTGGACAAAGAGCTGATCACACTCATTTAGAGCTCGATCTGGGCTAGCCCTTCGCGAGAGGCATCACTCTTTGCTGAGATAGATTTCTACCGATAAGTGTGTTTACTATAATAATTCTGTCTGTATGATAGCTATTAGAGCGTAATCGCGGCTATTTCTATCGGGTACTGGTCCGAATAGAGTCGATCCCGTGAACGTTTTGACCGGCATTCGCAACTCCACCAGGAGAAATCTGTATAGCACTCTGTGGTTTATAAATATTTGAATTGGCTCCATCGCCAATCCTACAGGCCTCTACCGTGGGTTTTGGGCTATTCGTGGACCGGCTGAGACTGTTCACGTTTAGCGCGATAAACGTAAACAGATTCAAGGAGGTGGCCGCCGTCTGCCACAGCGACCACGATGATACCGCCGAACACCCAGGGTACAAGCCCGCAGGACGCCCCTGCAGATTCAGCCAATCGTTCGCGGGGATTCTTATTCGTTACTGGGCCCCCGGATCGGCACCTCGACTCTCTAAGCGCGACCGTAGAGGGCGGTGACTCCCGATGACTCCTGATGAGGAGCACGCGACGACGGCGTCGGAAGCCGCGACCGTCTCCGTCCTCGACGTTCTGGAGGATTACCTCACGGACAAGGGAAAGGGACGAGACGGTGAGAGTGGACAGTATCGACGACACGCCGACCGCGAGGTGAACCGATTCGTCGGCTTCCTCGCGGGCGACCAGCCACCGTCCTCAGTAGCGTTCGAGGAGCTCACAGTCGAAGCTCTCCGTGAGTACGCGCGGTATCTCTCCCGTCAGGGCTGGACCGAAGGGACAGTCCAGAACTACTACGCGCACGTCTCGGGATTCTGTGGGTGGGCGGCTCGCGAGGGTTACCTCTCGGGGAATCCCGCTCAGCGGCGCCGTGCGAAAGAGCCACTCCCTGAGGATACGGGCCGAAAGAGCGGCGAGCAGCAGGCATGGTCAGCAGAACAGCGCGAACAACTTCTCTCACACGTCGACGAACAAGCGCACGAGGCGGTTGACGACGTCGCGACCGACCGGCAGGCCGCAATCAAGGCTTGTCGGGATCGCGCACTCGTCTACGTACTCTGTTTCACCGGCGTACGCGGCGCGGAAATACTGGCCGACGACGGCGATGACCGGCGGGGACGCGATGGCCTGCGCTGGGCGGAAGTCTCCCTTGAGACCAATAGCATCCAAGTCCTCGGGAAGAATGGGAAATGGGACGACAGACCGCTCCCCGATCCCGCCGTTCCCTCGCTTGAGCGTGTCCAGAGCGTCCTTGCACCGTCGAATGACGACTGGCCGGTGTTCACAACGCTCGACTATCCAACGCTCCTACAGGCGTTCACACAGGCGATGACGGAACGAGGCTACGACCCCAGCGAGGTCGAGGCGCTCCGTCACGAGAAGGTCACGGAGGGTGAGGCGTCCCTCATCGAACTGCTCGCCGAGTACGACGTCGCGCCGCCGGCGTTAACGACTCACGGCGCTCGGACGGTCCTGAAGCGGCTCACTGACGAAGCGGGCATCGACCTCGACGACAAACACGGGTATCTCGCGCCACATGGGGCACGGCGCGGCGTCGGTGAGGTTCTCGTTCGGGCGTACGGACACGCTGAGGCGGCGCGCTATCTCGACAACTCCGAGGAGATCGTTCGCGAACACTACTCCCATATTGAGGCTGGAGAGCTGGCCGAGCGCGCTGAAGCCGCATTCGCTGAACACGACCAGGACCACCGGGCCGACCGCACTACTGACGACGAGTAAAGCGAGTCTCCGCATCCGTGTGCACCGATCGGTAGGGGGAACAGCAACCGATCGACTCGGTAAATTGGGGAATCAGAATCTATGTCCGATCCTTAGGCTACTTATCGAGATATTCGATGCCCCATTCACGTAATTTGTCGGCGACGAGTTCGGGGTGTTCTTGCGCGACGATCATTGCGGCTTCTCGAGCATCACCCTTGTAGACCGGCCCATCGACGAGGTCTCGAAGTTCGTTGAGGAAGTCCTCCTCCCCGTCCTTGACGAAGGGACGAACCTCAAGGAGCAGCTGCTTGGTTCGGTCGGCATTTACCGATGCGCCACGCATCTGCCGGCGCACGAGATACGGGAGATCGTCCATGTCGAGATCGCCACCCTGCGCCTGTGTCTGTGCAGGTGATTGGTCTGTCTCCCTCTCTGCGGCCGATTCTGGTTCCGAGTCGGTCTCTTTCTCGGGCTCTGGGTCGGAGTCGACGACGGATTCTGACTCGGATTCGGCTTCAGCCTCGAGCTCAGCTTCGACTTCTTCCTGATCGGAGTCGTCGTCGAAATCGAGTCCGCCAGTCCCCTTCTTCAGACCCGTCATCAGGACACCACCTCTGAGTCCTCTATGTTGAGCGATGGCTCTCTAGGTGGTTCGACGCCGAATTCCTCAGCGATGTAGTCTGCGATGTCGAGGATGGTCTCGAGCGTCTCCACCTCCCGGTCACGGAGTCGTCGTGTTCCTTGTTCACCGTTATGCCAACCTTCTTCGACGACTTTGAACGCAGTTCCTTGGGCGTCCCACATCTCATCCATCATACTCTGTCGTTCGCCGATGGTCGCCGCAATCCCGTATTCCTCCTCCATTTCGTCAATATACCGTCTGTGAGTGCTCGTCGTGCCAGCCCCGGAGAGGATGACCGAGGCGACACCTACATCGATGCCGAGGTTCTCACTCATACTCTCGAGAAGTCCGGCGAGGCCTTCGAGGCTCTTGTTACCCTTCCCGGCAGGTTTACTCGGTGCGACCAGCGTTCGAGTGGCGTAGATTGCGTTATAGAGCATAATTTCGGCCCGCGCGTTCGGGTCGATGATGACGACGTCGTAGTCGTCTTGGACGTTATTCTTCTCCCAGAGGACCTTGTAGAGCTGCTCGTAGCGATCGAACTCATCTCCCATGTTCTCCTCGAAGCGTTCACGTTGAAGGAGGAGTTCCGTGAACTCCTCGAGCATATCGTGTGCTGGGAGGACGTCGACGCCCTCGTCCGTGCTCCGAATGAGGTCGTCGAAATCACCGTTGGGCCGGTCGAGGACGTGCCGTACGAGGTTATCCGCATCTGGATCATCGCGGCCTTCCTCGACGTCTAGCAGGTAGGTGAGGTTCGCGGCTTGGTGGTCTAAGTCGATGACGAGGACGTCGAAGCCTTGTCGAGCGTGTGCTTCGGCGAGATTGGCGGTCCACGTCGTCTTGTGTATGCCTCCGGATTCTGAGTAGATGGTATACGTGATGGGCATTTACTCGTTGTATAGACTGTTCGAGTAATAAAGGTACGTCAGACATATGGATGTGCTATGTAGACAAATTATGTACGTAAATTATGTGACTAACACAGCCACCTAATGTAGTCGGATAACGTGGTTGGATAGGTGAGCTATATTCCTTCCTCAGCCGGGTTGATGGGTCTGAAACATGCATTATCTCCCAAGATTAGGCATCTACATTATGTAGATGGATCATCCGTCCGAATTAGATATCGGATGTCTATTATCTTTGAACACGAGACTCCCTCTCTGATTCTCTGGGAAATCATCGAAGAGCTCCTCGAGGACGTTCGTCCGAACTACCAGTACACTCAGGGGGACTCATGACCCGCCGAGAACTCATTGACGTTTGAGGACACCAGGTTGCTCGGCGGGTTTGAGTGGATTTGTGGGGTGCGGTTGGTCAACGGAAACGAGCTCCTCAAGATACGAGCGAAACTGCTTGGCAAACATCTCGTCGTCGACGATCGTGTCACGAGCCGCATCGACAAGGTCCTCGACACTTGCAGTCTCAGAATTATTTTCTTTGGATGTCACCGTCTCGAATGCGATATAGGCGATGGAACTGAACTGACGGCTAGGACCGAATTTACAGAGGCCACAACCGAACTTTTCAGGAGTAAACTGCCGGCCGTACCACTGGTGATCCGGGCAGACAAATCCCTTCCACTGTTCATCAAGCCCGTGGACGTCTACCTCCAATTCATCGTCGTCGTGGGTGGCGGTGAAGTAGGCGCCGTTGAATCCCTTATCGTTGTGTAGATATCCGGTATTGAGTGCGGTTTTGAACTGCCGCGCTCGATGTGTATCGCCGCAAAAGTAGGCGCTTGCCGATGATTGGAAGAATGCCTCCTGAGAGATACCGTGGGTGAGGAGGATATCTTCGGGGCCAGCATCGGCTGGATCCGCTGTAAACCGCTGTCCATCGACCGTGAGTTCACTGCCTGCTTGGAGATGATGACCGACACTGAGTTCGTATTCTTCTGAGACGTGTGTTGGTGATCCGCCGAACGCCCGTTCTTTATCTCTGTTTCCATAGATGTAGACGAGAGTTCCGCGTTCCGCTAATGTCTCGAAATACGGTTCCACAGCCCGGAGTTGGTCGATACCCGTCTCGAGATCAGTTTTGTAGGCGTTCGTGATGTCGCCTGTATGGATGATGAAGTCGAATTCCTCACCTTCGGTGGCCTCAACAAGTTTCTCGAGTGATTCTGTATCCCCGTGATTGTCGCCACAGGCGAGAAACCGCTGATGGGTCATACTTGGAAGTGATACGCAGCTGCGAAAATACCACCGTTAGACCTGTCGTCTGTGATCCGAAACAGCGGCAGGTTCAATCGAACCTCATACTCCGAATCAGCTGTCGTGCTGTTTCGAGCGAGCCACAATCTACCTCTAACGAATTACTCCGGGACGAATTGACCTTGTTCGATGTAGGCCCCTACTTCCCCATACTTGAGGTTCGGGGCATCGACGAGCTTGATACGACGCTTCTCGCCCGAGGTCTTCTGGATCTGGAGACGGAACGGAACCGAGTGGTCGACGATTGCCCCTCCGTAGGATTCTCCTGAGGAATTAGTCGCGTTCGTAACCACCACGGCAGCGTTCTTCATATCGCTGAACCGCCGCAAGTCGTGGAGGTGCGAGTTTAGCTTTTGTTGACGCTCCGCAAGCTCGCCTCTTCCCTGGTATTCTGCACGGAAATTGATAGTTAGTGAATCAACAATCACCAATCGCAACTCTGACCCGGCTGATTCAACCCTATCTGCCAGATTGGAGAGCTCCTCCGTTGTGAGCAGCTGCTCATTAGTGGTCGTTGGCCGCTTGATGTGGATCTGATTGAGGGCCTTTTCAGCGAGACCCTCTACGTCACCAGATGGAATCTCAAATTGGGCGCCCAGAGCTTCTCGCCGATCCGTGTCGAGCCCCTCGATGATCTCTGTAACTCTGTCCGGATCGAATTTCCCTCGCGTGTCGATGTAGACTGAGTCCCCTCCGAGACCGCCTGCGTTGTCGGGAAGAAGTGACTGGACGCAGAGCTGGTGGGCCATCGTGGTCCGCCCACTGTTTTCGTTGCCATAGAACTCCGTAATCGCCTGTGTTTCAATACCTCCACCTAGAAGCCGATCAACCTCACTGTGGCCCGTTTCCAGCTTCTTAATGCTGGGACGATCAAGGACAGCGGCTCCTGAATCAAATCCTCCGATATCAGCAGCCTCACGGGCACCGTTGATGATGTCCGATGCTGTGCTCTCACTTACGTCGATAATAGAAGAGAGCTCCCCTGGTGATGAGACCGCGAGGGACTGCATCGTCTCGAATCCGGCCTCCTTGAGGTCCGCTTCTCTGCTTGGTCCTACTTTTGGGAGTTCCTGGAGGTCATCGCTGGACATAGGTTCTCTCGAAACGCTGTCATCATAAATCCGATGACGCCCCTGGATTTCCGGGGTGCTATCGACGATATTGACCACTCGGATTGTTTGATGGGTTGTCTCCCCACGTACTGGACTAGGCCTGTGAGCCGGGCGGAGTGACTGATCCCCAATTTATGGTGGAATCCAGCTTGTGTGATCGCGGAGAGTTGTATTGGGAGATTCCATCGTCGCACCGCACTTGGGGCAGTAATCTTCGATCGCATCCTCGTCGTAGAGATAGTGATCGCACTCGGGAGGGCTGGCTTGGAAATACACATCGTCCCAGTCGAGATCAGGCTCTCGACCGTAGAGACAGAATGTACTGTGTCCTGACCGCCCTCGATGGTTCGTCACTAACCGAACGGGACAGTACATGCACTCGCGGAGTTCGATTAACGGCTGGTCGGAATGGTTCGTCCAGAGCGTTTCTCGCCGCCCCCATTCGTGAAACCCTTTCGGCCCCCGACAGCGCTCTATCTCAGGTCGTGTCGCAAGCAGTTTCTCCACCTGTGCGGAATGGTACTGGCTTCCTGCCCACTTCCAGAATGGATCTCGGTCGTACTCACGGACAATCGCGTTCTTGAGCGCTTTCAGGGGAAAGTCGGGTCCGTGCTCGTCGCTCGCGGTGTAGGTGTGACTGCCGTCGGGTTCGTGAAGCCGGCGTAGCTCGCAACCCTGGGCAGTACAGATATCGTACGTAATCAGGTCTTCCTGTCCGCGGGGATGGGCATAGGGCGGCACGCGCTCCCACGCATGTTCGCCGTCGTAGAGGAGCGCTTGGCAGTTCGTAAATCGGCTAGCTTTGCTCGTTCGTTGGGCGTATCCAGAACCGTCGTCTTGCTCAAATTCGGCACCGATCGTATCGTAGTTGAACGTATCGAGAAGGACTGTTGCCGCGCGTATCCAGACGACCGAGTACCCAGCGGCCAAGTAGTCATGCGTCACCTGATGGACGTCCTTGTCTTCGTGATTGTGCTGTACCTCAACGGCGAGCCCTTCCCCGAAGTAAGGGTTCCAATCGTCAAAGGTCGCGAGTGTATCCGCCCGGCGTTCGGTCACAGGTGTCGGCACCTCGGCCACGTTGACGTCCACCTCTGTCTCGATGCGGGCGTTTTCTCCGAATTGCTGGTGCAGAGCGACCTCAACACGGGCGACTGCGCGTTCGTGGGTCTCTGACTCGCCGCCATTCGAGCAACGCTGGCCGGCGTCGTCTGATACGTGGTAGAAGTGTCGCGATTTGCCCGGCGCCGATCGTGGGTACATCGTCCCGCCACATACCGGGCAGGTGACGGCTTCTCCATCCTTGATAATGGCGGGGACAACCGGGCGACCGTCACGACGACCGCGGAATGGCATATATCCACAGAATATCTCAATAAGCAAGTATCTCCCTCAGCTAATCGGCCTAGATTGGAGAGGTTCTCTAAGCAGTATTTAGTGTTCTATATCCCGGGTCAGACCTCGCCTCCACGCCGTATTCCTAATCAGAATTCAAAAACTCGAG carries:
- a CDS encoding hypothetical protein (KEGG: hla:Hlac_3063 hypothetical protein), whose protein sequence is MPDDIPDTAPNLEDVNYDELSEFFEKKGAVELISLLDGEGYRFDEIDDLLDVSRGYLNDRRDEAVHLRLIVPDQAYRDDSVRRVWTLTTLGHYLRQRMRHLGVTESHERLITARREYEDRKGDFLDWVDDPESIEAYAEDMRAGNRVHPTEFPAKIQDLFRRIDHDRF
- a CDS encoding transposase IS4 family protein (PFAM: Transposase, IS4-like~KEGG: hla:Hlac_3062 transposase IS4 family protein), which encodes MSNESSRVQSGLTKQVDDVLTADTDWITLANELDVSRYTLRDAHPEWSSSLPFRPMFLAYLWATVERESLSGIPERLSDRPELARAFGFEMDDLPSESSCKPVRLESRFRKLQTVVESGAEEIRLLAAERGAPIGNDLLKTADDEDKQSLSNRTVQRLLRKKGHQVLDELKSVAIPSISLSRPDDAIYDDDELLVLEAIASIKQKAAHDSGQKLGDMKNPDPDIDDPFYEDGPSGETLLEALKQMSIEEIATVLNFALRKTYTRAKPRIRELEHGNGSRFGTRAKVALDMTYVAYYGDRDEMEWVQGAPEGKEYSWCHKFATVVIVGENTHYVVGVCPLGSTDYAATDAYPGKDSSYYVGDVARQLLSIAEDYVDIRMVYADREFHAVDVLQTLINKRLDYVIPAKKDQHRIGPMCDRFDQVKQGYHEPNDTPLYVEEDFVMHGVVKDGVSNHTVHTTVAVLPPAEDDDVHEEGSPQPFITSLDVSDEVALDRRWAKQQIEQYSDRGAIENSYSSIKNAAAWTTSKEFGVRWFHFAFGCVVYNMWLLVDFLTQERIGVIETRKKPRITLSRFLDWLDKELITLI
- a CDS encoding integrase family protein (PFAM: Integrase, catalytic core, phage~KEGG: nph:NP6156A hypothetical protein); the protein is MTPDEEHATTASEAATVSVLDVLEDYLTDKGKGRDGESGQYRRHADREVNRFVGFLAGDQPPSSVAFEELTVEALREYARYLSRQGWTEGTVQNYYAHVSGFCGWAAREGYLSGNPAQRRRAKEPLPEDTGRKSGEQQAWSAEQREQLLSHVDEQAHEAVDDVATDRQAAIKACRDRALVYVLCFTGVRGAEILADDGDDRRGRDGLRWAEVSLETNSIQVLGKNGKWDDRPLPDPAVPSLERVQSVLAPSNDDWPVFTTLDYPTLLQAFTQAMTERGYDPSEVEALRHEKVTEGEASLIELLAEYDVAPPALTTHGARTVLKRLTDEAGIDLDDKHGYLAPHGARRGVGEVLVRAYGHAEAARYLDNSEEIVREHYSHIEAGELAERAEAAFAEHDQDHRADRTTDDE
- a CDS encoding hypothetical protein (KEGG: hma:pNG7174 hypothetical protein); translation: MTGLKKGTGGLDFDDDSDQEEVEAELEAEAESESESVVDSDPEPEKETDSEPESAAERETDQSPAQTQAQGGDLDMDDLPYLVRRQMRGASVNADRTKQLLLEVRPFVKDGEEDFLNELRDLVDGPVYKGDAREAAMIVAQEHPELVADKLREWGIEYLDK
- a CDS encoding chromosome partitioning ATPase (KEGG: hbo:Hbor_39090 chromosome partitioning ATPase), which codes for MPITYTIYSESGGIHKTTWTANLAEAHARQGFDVLVIDLDHQAANLTYLLDVEEGRDDPDADNLVRHVLDRPNGDFDDLIRSTDEGVDVLPAHDMLEEFTELLLQRERFEENMGDEFDRYEQLYKVLWEKNNVQDDYDVVIIDPNARAEIMLYNAIYATRTLVAPSKPAGKGNKSLEGLAGLLESMSENLGIDVGVASVILSGAGTTSTHRRYIDEMEEEYGIAATIGERQSMMDEMWDAQGTAFKVVEEGWHNGEQGTRRLRDREVETLETILDIADYIAEEFGVEPPREPSLNIEDSEVVS
- a CDS encoding hypothetical protein (KEGG: nph:NP6158A hypothetical protein); translation: MSIIFEHETPSLILWEIIEELLEDVRPNYQYTQGDS
- a CDS encoding metallophosphoesterase (PFAM: Metallophosphoesterase), whose product is MTHQRFLACGDNHGDTESLEKLVEATEGEEFDFIIHTGDITNAYKTDLETGIDQLRAVEPYFETLAERGTLVYIYGNRDKERAFGGSPTHVSEEYELSVGHHLQAGSELTVDGQRFTADPADAGPEDILLTHGISQEAFFQSSASAYFCGDTHRARQFKTALNTGYLHNDKGFNGAYFTATHDDDELEVDVHGLDEQWKGFVCPDHQWYGRQFTPEKFGCGLCKFGPSRQFSSIAYIAFETVTSKENNSETASVEDLVDAARDTIVDDEMFAKQFRSYLEELVSVDQPHPTNPLKPAEQPGVLKRQ
- a CDS encoding Rad51 domain protein (PFAM: DNA recombination and repair protein Rad51, C-terminal~KEGG: hbo:Hbor_01160 DNA repair and recombination protein RadA); this translates as MSSDDLQELPKVGPSREADLKEAGFETMQSLAVSSPGELSSIIDVSESTASDIINGAREAADIGGFDSGAAVLDRPSIKKLETGHSEVDRLLGGGIETQAITEFYGNENSGRTTMAHQLCVQSLLPDNAGGLGGDSVYIDTRGKFDPDRVTEIIEGLDTDRREALGAQFEIPSGDVEGLAEKALNQIHIKRPTTTNEQLLTTEELSNLADRVESAGSELRLVIVDSLTINFRAEYQGRGELAERQQKLNSHLHDLRRFSDMKNAAVVVTNATNSSGESYGGAIVDHSVPFRLQIQKTSGEKRRIKLVDAPNLKYGEVGAYIEQGQFVPE